TCTCGCGCAGCGTCCAGTCAATAGTCACGTTGGCCCGCACGGTCCGCACCAATTCCTACGGAATGGTCCGCAAGCTTGGCTCACCCAGCACCCTCACCACAGTCCCAACGTTTCCCCACAAGCCAAGAAACAAGCCCACATCCCCATCCCAAGCATCCTCCGGACAAGGCCTCCAAACCCCATCGATGCATCCACCATCCTAGCTTCTTTCCTCGATAACCTTCGCTCCAATCTGCTGCAAGGTCTCCTGCACATTTTTAAGGGTCATCTGCTTGATCCCACTTTGGCTTCGAGCCTCCAAAGTGATCTGCAAGGCTATATCGGCTCCGTCATTTTGAAGAGGGATCACCACCCCTCGAATGAAATAATGCAGTTTGTCCCAAGAGACAGAGGCTACTAGCTTATATTCGCGAATGCCCGTTTCTGCTGCAACATGAGCCGTTGCAGGATAAAGCCCTGCTGGTTCCTTAACCGCTCCTTTTGATGCTCTCTCTTCTGCTGCTTTTGAAAATCCATCCCCAGCTCCTCTTCCTTCAGATTCCAGCGGCTGCTGTGTCGTCACTTGAGGCTCACGGACGACAACAGCATCGCTCCCAAGCTCCATCGGCGAGATGGGCTCTCCGTAGTAGAGCCGATCGCCCACCCTCACCCCGAAAATCCTCTCCTTCACCCCTTGCGCAATGGCATTGAGCAAGACCTCTTTATTCTCCAACAGAGGGAGCTGCGGATAGCGTAGAAACGCCTCGTAGATCTCATCCAAAGATTTCTCCGCTTCTGCTGGCCCCATCGCCTTTCCCAACACGCGCCGAGGAGAGATCCTATTCAGCAAAAGATCTGCTGTCTGCAAATACTCCTGCACCCGACGAGCTAGGGAGTGCCTGCAGCCCACTGTGGGCAAACTGAGATCCAACCACCGCATTCCTTGCTCATCGACTTTAGCAAGGTGACGGTAGGCACTCATCAAGCGATGACCAATACCCCCCTCTACATCCCTCACTTTACTCTCTAGTGCCCTGCGGTTGTCCTCATTAAGTCGATCCCATACCGTTCTGTCCCCTCGGACAGCCCGAAGTGCCAAAAGACGCTTCACATTCTGGCGGACACTGCCAATTTCGCCCTCATCCACTGCTAAGACGAGCACCGCGTTACGATAGGTTCGAAAAGTCTGGCCGCACTTCTCCAGTAGCTCACGGACAAATGCTTTAGTCCCAGTTGCCTGCCGCTTGTGCTCTAACCCCAGTATCACCAATTTCAACTCCTTGCTATCTGGAATCCCCTGCGAATCTCGAGGCCAAAGAATAACCCGCAGCTCGTCCCCTGCCAGTTCCTCCAAATGCCTCCCAATTTCCTCGTCAATATCTTCCGGCCTCACTGCCTCCTCTTTTTCCACAATCACGCGGTTTAGGTTCGGCTGGCTCAAAAACTGAAAGACCCCGTTTTCCACATGCAGATACCACAGTTCGTCCTCGAGCCGTTTCAATGCATCACCGATGATGGCCGGTTGTAACCCAGGTTGCAGCACAGCCAAACGCAATCGTTGCACCCCTACACCTCGCCTTTCATTCCCGCTAAACGAAGCAAAAAAAATCGCCCGCGCCAAACCGCTTGCAACGCCATACCGCACATATTCCGACCCCATCCCGCGATCAATCTGCTCCGCCTTAGCTTTTCCGCCAGCAGCGATGTCCCCTGCTATTACGCCTTGATATTGGTTGCCAATGTGCCGCAATAACTCCCCGCGGATACTCGGATTGGCCACGTTTACATGCGCAGGCAGAATCAGCGGCGATGAGTCGCGCTGCTGATAAAGCTCACTCACCAGTTGCCCCAATAGACGCAACACCCCACGCGTGCGCTGAAAATCGGGGAACGTGCTCCACCGCTCGAAAAGCACATCAATCAACTCAGGATGAAACGGATATGCCTTGCGTATCCGCTCGCAGTAGTTCGGCTCGCGAGTCTCCCTAGGCGCATCATCGCCAAGCCGTCGATACATCTCGAAAAACTCTTCCGCCGTCCGTCGTATCTCCTGCGGATCGCCTACGTCCTCAAACAATCGCCTGCGGATCACCTCATAAATCTCCTCCCCTTCCACCGGCGTTCTGATCGTTTCTACCCGCCCAAAAACCTGTTGCAACTCATGTAGCGCCCGCTCGCCTTCCTCGCCGTAAGGCACACTCGATGGCAACGTCACCACCAGCACGCATCGCGGCAACACCTTCACCGCCTCAGTCAACTCCTGGTAAAACGCCACCACATCCCCCAAAAAGTCGCGTGCCTTCACTACATACTCCGCTATCTCGTCCATCAAAATTAAAGTCGGGCGGTCACCAAGCAGCCGATGAAGCAAGTCTTTCCCCGGCGCGCGGCGCCTCTGGTCGTGCTCTCTCAAAAGCTCGTATTGTCCCAGTTGATGGGCCAGTTCACCCCATGGCGTCCGACCCTTAAGCGCGTCCGCTGCCGTGCCCACAAAAGTAACCACAGCCGCCTCAGGCGCTGTCTCAAGACCGACATTATTCAGGATGTCGCCAATCGAATCGCCCAGCTCGCGCCCCTGCCGGATGAAATGATAAAGAGCTATCAAGCTGTGAGTCTTGCCCCCACCAAAGGGAGTTTGAATCTGAATAACTGCCTCACCCTTGCCCGTGCCCGCCAATCGCCCGGCCACCGAAGCAAGCAGGCTCACTAATCCCTGCGTAGGATACGTTCGGCGAAAAAAAGTTGCTGCATCCCGATACTCAAGCGGTCCACGACCTGCGACAACATCGGAAATATCGGCAGCAAATACCGCCTCATCCAGACGCCCCCTGGAAATATCCTCATGGGGCGTGACGACTTTGATCCACGGTTTCATAAACACTCCTAATCAAATAATTTTTCTTGTCTATCTGGTCTATAGTTACCGCGCCCATATAGCAAGCCCTGCAATGCCTGCTTTTCTTTGTCGCCATCGGGCAGAACTTCGCTGATGGCCTGCGCCACCTGCCAAAACGCCTCGTTTCCCCCATACGTCTCCGCTAGATGCTCC
The Candidatus Methylacidiphilales bacterium DNA segment above includes these coding regions:
- a CDS encoding DUF499 domain-containing protein, translated to MKPWIKVVTPHEDISRGRLDEAVFAADISDVVAGRGPLEYRDAATFFRRTYPTQGLVSLLASVAGRLAGTGKGEAVIQIQTPFGGGKTHSLIALYHFIRQGRELGDSIGDILNNVGLETAPEAAVVTFVGTAADALKGRTPWGELAHQLGQYELLREHDQRRRAPGKDLLHRLLGDRPTLILMDEIAEYVVKARDFLGDVVAFYQELTEAVKVLPRCVLVVTLPSSVPYGEEGERALHELQQVFGRVETIRTPVEGEEIYEVIRRRLFEDVGDPQEIRRTAEEFFEMYRRLGDDAPRETREPNYCERIRKAYPFHPELIDVLFERWSTFPDFQRTRGVLRLLGQLVSELYQQRDSSPLILPAHVNVANPSIRGELLRHIGNQYQGVIAGDIAAGGKAKAEQIDRGMGSEYVRYGVASGLARAIFFASFSGNERRGVGVQRLRLAVLQPGLQPAIIGDALKRLEDELWYLHVENGVFQFLSQPNLNRVIVEKEEAVRPEDIDEEIGRHLEELAGDELRVILWPRDSQGIPDSKELKLVILGLEHKRQATGTKAFVRELLEKCGQTFRTYRNAVLVLAVDEGEIGSVRQNVKRLLALRAVRGDRTVWDRLNEDNRRALESKVRDVEGGIGHRLMSAYRHLAKVDEQGMRWLDLSLPTVGCRHSLARRVQEYLQTADLLLNRISPRRVLGKAMGPAEAEKSLDEIYEAFLRYPQLPLLENKEVLLNAIAQGVKERIFGVRVGDRLYYGEPISPMELGSDAVVVREPQVTTQQPLESEGRGAGDGFSKAAEERASKGAVKEPAGLYPATAHVAAETGIREYKLVASVSWDKLHYFIRGVVIPLQNDGADIALQITLEARSQSGIKQMTLKNVQETLQQIGAKVIEERS